A single window of Sphingobacterium sp. ML3W DNA harbors:
- a CDS encoding endonuclease/exonuclease/phosphatase family protein: MKKFLFTIMILVVGKVVLSQTKNQLNVLQINIWQEGTSVPNGFPAIADEIIDKKADVVLFSEVRNYQETDFVQRILDELKIKGVEYYGTASAPTLDVAFISKFPIKEQQPLYDEASDMGGVLKSKIQVAGRNFTFYSVHLDYTNYACYLPRGYDGVTWKKLDAPIVDAISILEANRKGKRDDAILDIIIDADKESKDATIIIAGDFNEPSHLDWIHATKDLFDHRGAVVPWDCSVLLTKAGFVDSFREKYPNPVTHPGFTFPSFNKDVAIEKLTWAPLADERDRIDYVYYRTNKPLHVAAVKIVGPEETVKFGKKQEQDSKDEFLLPKGIWPTDHKALLVKFEF, from the coding sequence ATGAAGAAGTTTCTATTTACAATAATGATTCTTGTTGTTGGTAAGGTGGTCCTTTCCCAAACTAAAAATCAATTGAACGTCTTGCAGATTAATATCTGGCAGGAGGGTACGTCCGTTCCAAATGGTTTTCCGGCTATAGCCGATGAAATCATTGATAAGAAAGCAGATGTTGTCTTATTCAGTGAGGTTAGGAACTATCAGGAAACCGATTTTGTACAACGTATTTTGGACGAATTAAAAATAAAGGGGGTGGAGTACTATGGTACTGCAAGTGCACCAACATTAGACGTGGCATTTATTTCTAAGTTTCCAATAAAAGAGCAGCAACCTTTGTATGACGAGGCAAGTGATATGGGCGGCGTGTTGAAAAGTAAGATTCAAGTTGCTGGAAGAAATTTTACATTTTATTCGGTTCACCTAGATTATACCAATTATGCCTGCTATCTACCAAGAGGCTATGACGGTGTTACCTGGAAAAAATTGGATGCCCCCATTGTAGATGCTATAAGTATCCTAGAAGCCAATCGTAAGGGAAAGCGTGATGATGCAATTCTTGATATCATTATAGACGCCGACAAAGAATCGAAAGATGCTACTATTATCATTGCGGGAGATTTTAACGAACCCTCACACCTAGACTGGATTCACGCAACAAAAGATTTGTTCGATCATAGAGGTGCTGTAGTTCCTTGGGATTGTTCTGTATTATTGACAAAAGCAGGATTCGTAGATAGTTTTAGAGAAAAGTATCCAAATCCTGTTACACATCCAGGATTTACATTCCCATCATTTAATAAAGATGTAGCCATTGAAAAGCTTACTTGGGCACCTTTGGCAGATGAGCGTGACCGGATTGATTATGTTTATTACAGAACGAATAAACCACTTCATGTCGCTGCGGTCAAAATTGTTGGTCCTGAAGAAACGGTGAAATTTGGTAAAAAACAAGAGCAAGATAGCAAAGATGAGTTTTTATTGCCAAAAGGTATATGGCCTACCGATCATAAGGCTTTGCTGGTGAAGTTTGAGTTTTAG